In Streptomyces alboniger, the following are encoded in one genomic region:
- a CDS encoding VOC family protein produces MTSLVRHLTFDCHDAHRQATFWAGVLGGSLADDDFPGDPEALVTAEGITLLFVTVPEAKTVKNRLHVDLQPQDRTRDEEVERLVALGAKLVDDHRKPTGRGWALLADPEGNEFCVECGEAERAALIAAEAAEAPARTPRP; encoded by the coding sequence ATGACCTCCCTTGTGCGCCACCTCACATTCGACTGCCACGACGCCCACCGCCAGGCCACCTTCTGGGCCGGGGTCCTCGGCGGATCGCTCGCCGACGACGACTTCCCCGGAGATCCCGAAGCCCTCGTCACGGCGGAGGGCATCACCCTCCTCTTCGTCACCGTGCCCGAAGCCAAGACCGTCAAGAACCGGCTGCACGTCGACCTCCAGCCGCAGGACCGCACCCGCGACGAGGAGGTCGAGCGGCTCGTCGCGCTCGGCGCGAAGCTGGTCGACGACCACCGCAAGCCCACCGGCCGCGGCTGGGCCCTCCTCGCCGACCCCGAGGGGAACGAATTCTGCGTGGAGTGCGGCGAGGCGGAGCGCGCGGCCCTCATCGCGGCCGAAGCCGCAGAGGCCCCCGCACGCACCCCGCGGCCCTGA
- a CDS encoding FadD3 family acyl-CoA ligase, translated as MRGDLRWGSIPGLVGAAAERYGEREAVVEGRTRISYEELGGRVERAAAACMASGVEPGDRVAVWAPNTLDWIVSALGAVSAGAVLVPLNTRFKGAEAAYVLARTWARLLFVTGTFLGTSYVASLRRAAADGPGDGPLPGIPHLEQVVVLSDDAPEDFRTWKDFLAGGEAVDAAAVRARAASVDGSAPSDIIFTSGTTGRPKGAVITHAQTLRCYDVWSDLAGLREGDRYLIVNPFFHTFGYKAGIIACLMRGATMIPQPVFDVDTVLANIAAERVSVLPGPPTLHQSLLDHPSRRQYDLSALRLVVTGAAVVPLRLVERLRGELRVGTVLTAYGLSEASGIVTMCRRGDPAELIASTSGRAIPDTEIRVVSPNGETLSPGHPGEVLVRGHHVMRGYFEDPAETARAISADGWLRTGDVGVLDAEGYLRITDRIKDMFIVGGFNAYPAEIEQLLGAHPDVADVAVIGVPDPRLGEVGRAYVVRRPGSVVTADDLIAWSRREMANYKVPRGVEFVAELPRNASGKVVKGELRRGVR; from the coding sequence ATGCGCGGCGACCTGCGGTGGGGGTCCATCCCGGGGCTGGTCGGGGCGGCCGCCGAGCGGTACGGCGAGCGGGAGGCGGTCGTCGAGGGCCGCACCCGTATCTCGTACGAGGAACTGGGCGGGCGCGTGGAGCGTGCCGCGGCCGCCTGCATGGCGAGCGGTGTCGAGCCGGGCGACCGTGTCGCCGTCTGGGCCCCCAACACGCTCGACTGGATCGTCTCCGCACTGGGCGCGGTCTCGGCGGGCGCCGTCCTCGTCCCCCTGAACACCCGCTTCAAGGGCGCGGAGGCCGCCTACGTCCTGGCCCGCACCTGGGCGAGGCTCCTCTTCGTCACCGGCACCTTCCTCGGCACGTCGTACGTGGCCTCCCTGCGCCGCGCGGCGGCCGACGGCCCGGGGGACGGGCCGCTGCCCGGCATCCCGCACCTGGAGCAGGTGGTCGTCCTCTCCGACGACGCACCGGAGGACTTCCGTACCTGGAAGGACTTCCTGGCGGGCGGCGAGGCCGTGGACGCGGCCGCCGTGCGCGCGCGGGCGGCGTCGGTGGACGGCTCGGCGCCCTCGGACATCATCTTCACGTCCGGTACGACGGGCCGGCCCAAGGGCGCCGTGATCACCCACGCCCAGACACTGCGCTGCTACGACGTGTGGAGCGATCTCGCGGGGCTGCGCGAGGGCGACCGCTATCTGATCGTGAACCCCTTCTTCCACACCTTCGGCTACAAGGCCGGGATCATCGCCTGCCTGATGCGGGGCGCCACGATGATCCCGCAGCCGGTCTTCGACGTCGACACGGTCCTCGCGAACATCGCCGCGGAACGCGTCTCCGTCCTGCCCGGCCCGCCCACCCTGCACCAGTCCCTCCTCGACCACCCCTCCCGCCGCCAGTACGACCTGTCGGCGCTGCGGCTCGTGGTGACGGGCGCGGCGGTCGTGCCGCTCCGACTGGTGGAGCGGCTGCGCGGCGAACTGCGCGTGGGCACGGTCCTCACCGCGTACGGCCTCTCGGAGGCGAGCGGCATCGTCACCATGTGCCGGCGCGGCGACCCGGCCGAGCTGATCGCGTCGACGTCGGGGCGGGCGATCCCCGACACGGAGATCCGGGTGGTGTCCCCCAACGGGGAGACGCTGTCACCGGGCCACCCCGGCGAGGTCCTGGTCCGCGGCCACCACGTCATGCGGGGCTACTTCGAGGACCCCGCGGAGACGGCCCGCGCGATCTCGGCGGACGGCTGGCTGCGGACCGGCGACGTCGGCGTCCTGGATGCGGAGGGGTACCTCCGCATCACGGACCGCATCAAGGACATGTTCATCGTCGGCGGCTTCAACGCCTATCCCGCCGAGATAGAGCAACTCCTCGGCGCCCACCCGGATGTGGCGGACGTCGCGGTGATCGGGGTGCCCGACCCGAGGCTGGGCGAGGTCGGCAGGGCGTACGTGGTGCGGCGGCCGGGTTCCGTGGTGACGGCGGACGACCTGATCGCGTGGTCGCGGCGGGAGATGGCGAACTACAAGGTGCCGCGGGGGGTGGAGTTCGTGGCGGAGCTGCCGAGGAACGCGAGTGGGAAGGTGGTGAAGGGGGAGTTGCGGAGGGGGGTGAGGTAG
- a CDS encoding lipid-transfer protein, whose translation MPALKDATAIAGIGQTPFARQLPQSEKELACRAIVAALDDAGIAPSEVDAFASYTMEETDEVEVAKAIGAGDVTFFSKVGYGGGGSCATVAHLASAIATGQAGVGVAWRSRKRGSGPRPWRNTAVQLPTPAQWTRPFGLLRPADEIAMLARRHMHEYGTTRDHLFNVALACRNRANQNPAAMMYERPLTRDMYMTSRWISEPLCLFDNCLETDGALACVVVSAERARDCRTTPVYVHSVAQGLPSQHHGMVNYWNDAPLSGPAWTAARHLWKQADFGPQDVDVAQIYDAFTPLIPLSLEGYGFCGRGEGGAFTEGGALESGGRLPINTGGGGLSEAYVHGFNLINEGVKQLRGTSTAQVPDASTCLVTAGEGVPTSALLLRA comes from the coding sequence ATGCCCGCACTCAAGGACGCTACAGCGATAGCCGGGATAGGCCAGACCCCCTTTGCCAGACAACTCCCCCAGAGTGAGAAGGAGTTGGCGTGCCGGGCCATCGTCGCGGCGCTCGACGACGCGGGCATCGCGCCCTCGGAGGTGGACGCCTTCGCCTCGTACACGATGGAGGAGACCGACGAGGTGGAGGTGGCCAAGGCCATCGGCGCGGGTGACGTCACCTTCTTCAGCAAGGTCGGCTACGGCGGCGGCGGTTCCTGCGCCACCGTCGCGCACCTCGCCTCCGCGATCGCCACCGGCCAGGCGGGCGTCGGCGTCGCGTGGCGCTCCCGCAAGCGCGGCAGCGGCCCCCGCCCCTGGCGGAACACCGCCGTCCAACTCCCCACGCCCGCCCAGTGGACCCGCCCCTTCGGCCTCCTCCGCCCGGCCGACGAGATCGCGATGCTCGCACGCCGCCACATGCACGAGTACGGCACCACCCGCGACCACCTCTTCAACGTCGCCCTCGCCTGCCGCAACCGCGCCAACCAGAATCCGGCCGCGATGATGTACGAACGTCCGCTGACCCGCGACATGTATATGACCTCGCGCTGGATCAGCGAGCCGCTCTGCCTCTTCGACAACTGCCTGGAGACGGACGGGGCGTTGGCGTGCGTCGTGGTGTCGGCCGAGCGGGCCCGGGACTGTCGTACCACACCCGTGTACGTCCACTCCGTCGCCCAGGGGCTCCCCTCCCAGCACCACGGCATGGTCAACTACTGGAACGACGCCCCGCTCTCCGGGCCCGCCTGGACGGCGGCCCGGCACCTGTGGAAGCAGGCCGACTTCGGACCGCAGGACGTGGACGTCGCCCAGATCTACGACGCGTTCACCCCGCTCATCCCGCTCTCCCTGGAGGGCTACGGCTTCTGCGGACGCGGTGAGGGTGGCGCGTTCACCGAGGGCGGCGCCCTGGAGAGCGGCGGCAGGCTCCCCATCAACACCGGCGGCGGCGGCCTCAGCGAGGCCTACGTCCACGGCTTCAACCTCATCAACGAAGGCGTGAAGCAACTGCGGGGAACCTCCACCGCACAGGTCCCGGACGCGTCGACGTGCCTGGTGACGGCGGGCGAGGGAGTCCCGACCTCGGCCCTGCTCCTGCGAGCTTGA
- a CDS encoding Zn-ribbon domain-containing OB-fold protein — MADAETTGLEPLLTPAMDDDGTPFWTYAARGELRVQTCAEPACGAPRFPPRPCCPHCQSFDSTWRRMSGRGRIWSYVVPHPPLLPAYAARMPYNAIVVELADAPRIRLVGNLVAAPDAPLNSVDPERLRIGARVHVVFADLDGITVPRWVLERP; from the coding sequence ATGGCAGACGCGGAAACGACCGGACTCGAGCCCCTGCTCACGCCCGCCATGGACGATGACGGCACCCCCTTCTGGACCTACGCCGCCCGAGGCGAACTCCGCGTACAGACCTGCGCCGAACCCGCCTGCGGCGCGCCCCGCTTCCCGCCCCGCCCCTGCTGCCCCCACTGCCAGTCCTTCGACAGCACGTGGCGCAGGATGAGCGGCCGGGGCCGCATCTGGTCCTACGTCGTCCCCCACCCGCCCCTCCTCCCGGCCTACGCCGCCCGGATGCCGTACAACGCGATCGTCGTCGAACTGGCCGACGCCCCCCGCATCCGCCTGGTCGGCAACCTCGTCGCGGCCCCCGACGCCCCCCTGAACTCCGTCGACCCGGAGCGCCTGCGCATCGGCGCGAGGGTGCACGTGGTCTTCGCGGATCTGGACGGCATCACGGTCCCGCGCTGGGTCCTGGAGCGCCCGTGA
- a CDS encoding enoyl-CoA hydratase/isomerase family protein: MTAREAAAGALRTTADKDTGVAVLTLDRPARHNAIDLETAAALGAAWREFRYDDSVRAIVVTGAGEKAFCTGIDRSVKVPQPDSPYTIDDPLLTIGPKANDLWKPVIAAVNGMACGGAFYLLGEAEFLVADENATFFDPHTTYGMVSAYESVHMAQRMPFGEVARMSLMGTAERVSARRAYETGLVSELTPPGGALPAAVRAAATIASYPTEAVQGTVRSLWSAREASRAHAMAHAPHLIALGNLPPERQAELFESRRGGGFRIR, translated from the coding sequence GTGACCGCGCGGGAGGCGGCGGCGGGCGCCCTGCGCACGACCGCCGACAAGGACACCGGCGTGGCGGTCCTCACCCTGGACCGCCCGGCGCGGCACAACGCCATCGACCTGGAGACGGCAGCCGCACTCGGCGCGGCCTGGCGGGAGTTCCGGTACGACGACTCCGTACGCGCGATCGTCGTGACCGGCGCGGGCGAGAAGGCCTTCTGCACGGGCATCGACCGCTCCGTGAAGGTGCCGCAGCCGGACTCCCCCTACACGATCGACGACCCGCTCCTCACGATCGGCCCGAAGGCCAACGACCTCTGGAAGCCGGTGATCGCCGCCGTCAACGGCATGGCGTGCGGAGGCGCCTTCTATCTGCTGGGCGAGGCGGAGTTCCTCGTCGCGGACGAGAACGCCACGTTCTTCGACCCGCATACGACGTACGGCATGGTCAGCGCGTACGAGTCGGTCCACATGGCGCAGCGCATGCCGTTCGGCGAAGTCGCGAGGATGTCCCTGATGGGCACGGCCGAACGCGTATCCGCGCGACGGGCGTACGAGACGGGCCTGGTCTCCGAGCTGACCCCGCCGGGTGGGGCGCTGCCGGCGGCCGTGCGGGCCGCCGCGACCATCGCCTCCTACCCCACGGAGGCGGTCCAGGGCACGGTCCGTTCGCTCTGGTCGGCGAGGGAGGCGTCCCGTGCCCACGCGATGGCCCACGCGCCGCACCTGATCGCGCTGGGCAACCTGCCGCCGGAACGCCAGGCGGAGCTGTTCGAGAGCAGGCGGGGCGGCGGCTTCCGGATCCGGTGA
- a CDS encoding PQQ-binding-like beta-propeller repeat protein: MVDQLTQHDPRRIGPFEVLGRLGAGGMGLVYLARSASGRRVAIKTVRTELAEDQLFRVRFTREVEAARAVSGFYTAAVVDADPRAAVPWLATAYVPAPSLEEIVNEHGPLPTQAVRWLAAGVAEALESIHGAGLVHRDLKPSNVLVVEDGPRVIDFGIASGVSNTRLTMTNVAVGTPAYMSPEQAKDSRSVTGASDVFSLGSTLVFAATGHAPFHGANPVETVFMLLREGPDLEGLPDELRPLIESCMQMEAALRPSPADLQAQLAPHLFASESADNDDSGTASAWLPERAVALIEARRGGRPPARVPATAGRSGGRGAAVPAAVPATAPPPPQQPPPAPPSRPPFAATPDSGPVRLAGAKVPIGPGPRVADSRACSVPGDSGLAASWSRSASPKAAANGVAPAAPAVPAPSAAPDPGPEAAKAWRPWRFRMSNDVWGTPVVAGDLVYVTSFEVHALDVGTGRRSFKTRDVAWSMAVADGRVHASDGPTLYALDGADGSDLWRLPTDAWVYSLQAARGTVVTGTRGGGVQAWEAANGEKLWEITGAQTDFETPEAGPAVFDGTVYVWKDARLRALEARTGEERWSYPVGDAASCGGVPVRLTQAQDGYVYVSAGSRVLAIDVAAGHVRWHFEAPAAFLCPPAFASGPAVTGGGVYLADYLGTVYALDATDGRDRWRIATESRSSIEPVLVADGHVHVGSGKGLYTLDAVTGTPKWRFQAGGEVVGAPVVADRRIHFGSTDHLLYTLKADDGRLRWKLATGGEITGAPVVRDGVVYACSKDRCVYALDAERGTGTSPRP, encoded by the coding sequence GTGGTGGATCAGCTGACGCAGCACGATCCGAGGCGGATCGGACCGTTCGAGGTGCTCGGCAGGCTGGGCGCCGGTGGCATGGGCCTGGTCTATCTCGCGCGCTCCGCGTCGGGGCGGCGCGTGGCGATCAAGACGGTGCGGACCGAACTCGCCGAGGACCAGCTGTTCCGCGTCCGCTTCACGCGCGAGGTCGAGGCCGCGCGCGCCGTGTCCGGCTTCTACACGGCCGCCGTGGTGGACGCCGACCCGCGGGCCGCCGTGCCCTGGCTCGCCACCGCGTACGTCCCCGCGCCCTCGCTCGAAGAAATAGTGAATGAACACGGGCCGCTGCCCACCCAGGCCGTGCGCTGGCTCGCGGCCGGCGTGGCCGAGGCCCTGGAGTCCATCCACGGCGCGGGCCTGGTCCACCGCGACCTCAAGCCGTCGAACGTCCTCGTCGTCGAGGACGGGCCGCGCGTCATCGACTTCGGCATCGCGTCCGGCGTCTCCAACACGCGGCTGACCATGACGAACGTCGCCGTCGGCACGCCCGCGTACATGTCACCCGAGCAGGCCAAGGACTCCCGCAGCGTGACCGGCGCGAGCGACGTCTTCTCGCTCGGCTCCACGCTCGTCTTCGCCGCCACCGGCCACGCCCCCTTCCACGGCGCCAACCCCGTCGAGACCGTCTTCATGCTGCTCAGGGAGGGCCCCGACCTCGAAGGGCTGCCCGACGAGCTGCGCCCCCTCATCGAGTCCTGCATGCAGATGGAGGCGGCGCTGCGGCCCAGCCCCGCCGACCTCCAGGCGCAGCTCGCCCCGCACCTCTTCGCCTCCGAGAGCGCCGACAACGACGACAGCGGCACGGCCTCCGCGTGGCTGCCCGAGCGGGCCGTCGCGCTCATCGAGGCCCGCAGGGGCGGCCGTCCCCCGGCCCGGGTACCGGCCACGGCGGGTCGCAGCGGCGGCCGGGGTGCCGCCGTCCCCGCGGCGGTGCCCGCCACCGCCCCGCCGCCCCCGCAGCAGCCGCCGCCCGCGCCGCCGTCCCGGCCGCCGTTCGCGGCCACGCCCGACTCCGGGCCCGTGCGGCTCGCCGGGGCCAAGGTGCCGATCGGACCCGGGCCGCGGGTGGCCGACTCCCGCGCCTGCTCCGTGCCCGGCGACTCCGGGCTCGCCGCGTCCTGGTCGCGGTCCGCCTCGCCCAAGGCCGCGGCCAACGGCGTCGCCCCGGCGGCGCCCGCCGTGCCCGCGCCCTCGGCGGCGCCGGACCCGGGTCCCGAGGCGGCCAAGGCCTGGCGGCCGTGGCGGTTCCGGATGTCCAACGACGTGTGGGGCACCCCTGTCGTGGCCGGTGACCTGGTCTACGTCACCTCCTTCGAGGTCCACGCCCTGGACGTCGGCACGGGCCGCCGCAGCTTCAAGACGCGGGACGTCGCCTGGTCCATGGCGGTGGCCGACGGACGCGTCCACGCCTCAGACGGCCCCACGCTCTACGCCCTCGACGGCGCGGACGGCTCCGACCTGTGGCGGCTGCCGACCGACGCCTGGGTGTACTCCCTCCAGGCCGCCCGCGGCACGGTCGTGACCGGCACACGCGGCGGCGGCGTCCAGGCCTGGGAGGCCGCCAACGGCGAGAAGCTCTGGGAGATCACCGGCGCCCAGACCGACTTCGAGACGCCGGAGGCGGGGCCCGCCGTCTTCGACGGGACGGTGTACGTCTGGAAGGACGCGAGGCTGCGGGCCCTGGAGGCCCGTACGGGTGAGGAGCGCTGGTCCTACCCCGTCGGCGACGCGGCCTCCTGCGGAGGCGTGCCGGTCCGGCTCACCCAGGCGCAGGACGGCTACGTGTACGTCTCGGCCGGCAGCCGCGTCCTCGCCATCGACGTCGCCGCCGGGCACGTCCGCTGGCACTTCGAGGCGCCCGCCGCCTTCCTCTGCCCGCCGGCCTTCGCGTCCGGGCCCGCCGTGACGGGCGGCGGCGTGTACCTCGCCGACTACCTCGGCACGGTGTACGCCCTCGACGCCACGGACGGCCGCGACCGCTGGCGCATCGCCACGGAGTCCCGCTCCTCCATCGAGCCCGTCCTCGTCGCGGACGGCCACGTCCACGTGGGCAGCGGCAAGGGCCTCTACACCCTCGACGCCGTCACCGGCACCCCCAAGTGGCGCTTCCAGGCGGGCGGCGAGGTCGTCGGCGCGCCCGTCGTCGCGGACCGCCGCATCCACTTCGGCTCGACGGACCACCTGCTGTACACGCTGAAGGCCGACGACGGCCGCCTCCGCTGGAAGCTGGCCACCGGCGGCGAGATCACGGGGGCGCCCGTGGTGCGGGACGGCGTGGTGTACGCGTGCAGCAAGGACCGGTGCGTGTACGCGCTGGACGCGGAGCGGGGGACGGGGACGTCACCCCGGCCGTAG
- a CDS encoding VOC family protein encodes MDYAEQDTAGGYAEGVPCWVDAMLPDVEGGKRFYGELFGWTFDDGAGAEYGYYTQAYDEGRPVAALAPKADGRMPTVWTVYLATPDAAALARRVKRAGGSMVREVLPVGPFGTTGLAADPEGAVFGLWQGGTHQGFGRSMRPGSFCWTEVYSRDKALVDPFYETLFGYGVHDLDLDGIDFRTWSPAGAAAGPGTAVGGRSVMSPATDGYSRPETPPHFLVYFNVTDADATAAAVTRLGGRVQLAPHDIPYGRVAVLRDNQGAVFAVLQD; translated from the coding sequence ATGGACTACGCAGAGCAGGACACAGCGGGCGGCTACGCGGAGGGCGTGCCCTGCTGGGTCGACGCGATGCTCCCCGACGTCGAGGGCGGCAAGAGGTTCTACGGCGAGCTGTTCGGGTGGACCTTCGACGACGGCGCGGGCGCGGAGTACGGGTACTACACCCAGGCGTACGACGAGGGGCGGCCCGTCGCCGCGCTCGCGCCCAAGGCCGACGGCCGCATGCCCACCGTATGGACGGTCTACCTCGCCACCCCGGACGCCGCCGCGCTCGCCCGGCGTGTCAAGCGGGCGGGCGGCTCCATGGTCAGGGAGGTCCTGCCCGTCGGCCCCTTCGGGACGACGGGGCTCGCCGCCGACCCCGAGGGCGCCGTCTTCGGGCTCTGGCAGGGCGGCACCCACCAGGGGTTCGGCAGGAGCATGCGGCCGGGGTCGTTCTGCTGGACCGAGGTGTACTCGCGGGACAAGGCCCTCGTCGACCCCTTCTACGAGACCCTCTTCGGCTACGGCGTCCACGACCTGGACCTCGACGGCATCGACTTCCGCACCTGGTCGCCCGCCGGGGCCGCCGCCGGGCCCGGGACGGCGGTCGGCGGGCGCAGCGTGATGTCCCCCGCCACCGACGGTTACAGCAGGCCCGAGACGCCCCCGCACTTCCTCGTCTACTTCAATGTCACGGACGCGGACGCGACGGCCGCGGCGGTCACCCGGCTCGGGGGGCGGGTGCAGCTGGCGCCCCATGACATCCCGTACGGACGCGTCGCCGTGCTCAGGGACAACCAGGGGGCGGTTTTCGCGGTCCTCCAGGACTGA
- a CDS encoding TetR family transcriptional regulator, whose protein sequence is MTGQVRTVDGRVAGRRGQATRQKLLDCLSEMLSSSPYRDVKVIDVARKAGTSPATFYQYFPDVEGAVLEIAEQMAAEGAELTQVLDGRSWVGKAGWQTSQDLVEGFLDFWRKNDAILRVVDLGAAEGDKRFYKIRMKILNSVNNSLTDTVKELQSKGKVDKDVSPAAMAGSLVAMLAAVASHQRGFQTWGVKQTELKPNLAMLVHLGVTGKKPTK, encoded by the coding sequence ATGACAGGACAGGTACGTACCGTCGACGGCCGTGTGGCCGGTCGGCGTGGTCAGGCGACGCGTCAGAAGCTGCTCGACTGCCTCAGCGAGATGCTCAGCTCCTCGCCCTACCGGGACGTCAAAGTCATCGACGTCGCCCGGAAGGCGGGGACTTCACCCGCGACCTTCTACCAGTACTTTCCGGACGTCGAGGGCGCCGTCCTGGAGATCGCGGAGCAAATGGCCGCGGAGGGTGCCGAGTTGACCCAGGTGCTCGACGGCCGCTCGTGGGTCGGCAAGGCGGGCTGGCAGACCTCCCAGGATCTGGTCGAGGGCTTCCTGGACTTCTGGCGCAAGAACGACGCGATCCTCCGGGTCGTCGACCTCGGTGCCGCCGAGGGAGACAAACGCTTCTACAAGATCCGGATGAAGATCCTCAATTCGGTCAACAACTCCCTTACGGACACCGTCAAGGAACTCCAGTCCAAGGGAAAGGTCGACAAGGACGTCAGCCCGGCGGCCATGGCGGGCTCCCTGGTCGCGATGCTCGCCGCGGTCGCCTCGCACCAGCGCGGCTTCCAGACGTGGGGCGTCAAACAGACCGAACTCAAGCCGAATCTCGCGATGTTGGTGCATTTGGGCGTCACCGGAAAGAAGCCGACGAAGTAG
- a CDS encoding acyl-CoA dehydrogenase family protein encodes MDAAFSAEQDEIRRTLRELITKRCGPDEVKAAVRTPSGHDPALWAALAERLGLPGLALPEAYGGVGCTAAELALACEELGRCLAPSPHLATAVLAAPVILALGTEEQRAAQLPRIAAGELTAALAVPGTGLATALGLVGDNAGDWAGGGRAGGVQARVRDGVWRLYGQAEQVLDGHSAGLLVVAAHAGGFARSRTLLFLVREGARGMARARQTSLDETRAQGRVELRDVEAELLGGDEVDVPGALAAIGDVAATVVAAEAVGAADRALERTLDHVRQREQFGRAIGSFQAVKHRLAEVYVQIEAARSAVYYAAWAAGASGAAGAEAAGGLALAQGLDALRAAASEAVQLHGGIGFTWEHDAHLYFKRASGDELLFGPAHRLRSRAAEQAGLFTAP; translated from the coding sequence ATGGACGCCGCCTTCAGCGCGGAGCAGGACGAGATCCGCCGCACTCTTCGCGAACTCATCACCAAGCGCTGCGGGCCCGACGAGGTCAAGGCAGCCGTGCGCACCCCCTCCGGCCACGACCCCGCCCTGTGGGCCGCCCTCGCCGAACGGCTCGGCCTGCCCGGCCTCGCCCTGCCCGAGGCGTACGGGGGCGTCGGCTGTACGGCGGCGGAACTCGCGCTGGCCTGCGAGGAGTTGGGCCGATGCCTCGCTCCCTCTCCGCACCTCGCCACCGCCGTCCTCGCCGCCCCGGTGATCCTCGCCCTCGGCACCGAGGAGCAGCGCGCCGCCCAGCTGCCCCGGATCGCCGCCGGGGAGCTGACCGCCGCCCTCGCCGTGCCCGGCACCGGGCTCGCCACCGCGCTCGGCCTCGTCGGCGACAACGCCGGGGACTGGGCGGGCGGCGGGCGTGCGGGCGGCGTGCAGGCCAGGGTCCGCGACGGGGTCTGGCGGCTGTACGGGCAGGCCGAGCAGGTGCTCGACGGGCACAGCGCGGGGTTGCTCGTCGTCGCCGCGCACGCGGGAGGCTTCGCCCGCTCCCGTACGCTCCTCTTCCTCGTACGTGAGGGAGCGCGCGGCATGGCGCGGGCGCGGCAGACCTCGCTCGATGAGACCCGTGCCCAGGGGCGTGTCGAACTGCGGGATGTCGAAGCGGAGTTGCTGGGGGGCGACGAAGTCGATGTGCCGGGCGCGCTCGCCGCCATCGGGGATGTCGCCGCCACTGTCGTGGCCGCCGAGGCCGTCGGCGCCGCGGACCGGGCGCTCGAACGCACCCTCGACCATGTGCGGCAGCGTGAGCAGTTCGGGCGGGCCATCGGGTCCTTCCAGGCCGTGAAGCACCGCCTGGCCGAGGTGTATGTGCAGATCGAGGCCGCACGTTCGGCCGTCTACTACGCGGCGTGGGCCGCAGGGGCCTCTGGGGCCGCGGGGGCCGAAGCGGCGGGTGGTCTCGCGCTCGCGCAGGGGCTCGACGCGTTGCGGGCCGCCGCGTCCGAGGCCGTACAACTGCACGGGGGCATCGGATTCACCTGGGAGCACGACGCCCACCTGTACTTCAAGCGAGCCTCGGGCGACGAACTCCTCTTCGGCCCCGCACACCGGCTGAGGTCCCGGGCGGCGGAACAAGCGGGCCTGTTCACGGCCCCGTAA
- a CDS encoding serine hydrolase domain-containing protein → MSTTLIAALAGVLAPATAASAAPAAPAAPAAPTAPAGPVAPSAPAPDMDGVTAALKAAMANGAPGAMARFTGPDGVRTRTEGVRDRVSGKAMDTRARFRIGSVSKTFSSVVLLQLVDEGRLELDAPVNRYLPGLLPDDRITVRHLLTHRSGLADYTDAMFAKTVPGFEAVRNRVFTYQELVDLSLAAPRTTEPGVSYKYSNTNFVVVGMLIEKAAGTPVAEQYERRIIKPLKLRHTSYVHPETRIEGTHVRGYLHPDEEGAPLVDSTEQTVSWAQSAGAVISDPVDLNTFTTALMRGKLLSPRMLDAMTTVTPTDTTQTRFYGLGLRRYDLSCGTQVYGHTGTVQGYYTYTFATRDGRRALSAMANTSNRGAANTALGGTLEAAFCGKKPVPSAPSAKAPRALTALPAEADLPERR, encoded by the coding sequence ATGAGCACCACCCTGATCGCCGCGCTCGCCGGCGTTCTCGCCCCCGCCACCGCGGCCTCCGCGGCACCGGCGGCCCCCGCCGCACCGGCAGCACCCACAGCCCCCGCCGGCCCCGTGGCCCCCTCCGCCCCCGCCCCCGACATGGACGGCGTGACCGCCGCCCTGAAGGCCGCCATGGCCAACGGCGCTCCGGGCGCGATGGCCCGCTTCACCGGTCCCGACGGCGTCCGCACGCGCACCGAGGGTGTCCGTGACCGCGTCTCCGGCAAGGCCATGGACACCCGGGCCCGCTTCCGCATCGGCAGCGTCAGCAAGACCTTCTCCAGCGTCGTACTGCTCCAACTGGTCGACGAGGGACGGCTGGAACTCGACGCGCCGGTCAACCGTTACCTCCCCGGGCTGCTGCCCGACGACCGCATCACGGTCCGCCACCTGCTCACCCACCGCAGCGGCCTCGCCGATTACACGGATGCCATGTTCGCCAAGACCGTGCCCGGCTTCGAGGCCGTGCGCAACCGCGTCTTCACCTACCAGGAGCTGGTCGACCTCTCGCTGGCCGCACCCCGCACCACCGAGCCCGGAGTGTCCTACAAGTACTCCAACACCAACTTCGTCGTAGTCGGCATGCTCATCGAGAAGGCCGCGGGGACCCCGGTCGCCGAGCAGTACGAGCGGCGCATCATCAAGCCGCTGAAGCTGCGCCACACCTCCTACGTCCACCCGGAGACCCGGATCGAGGGGACGCACGTACGCGGCTACCTCCACCCCGACGAGGAGGGAGCGCCGCTCGTCGACTCCACGGAGCAGACCGTTTCCTGGGCCCAGAGCGCCGGCGCGGTCATCTCCGACCCGGTCGACCTGAACACCTTCACGACCGCGCTGATGCGGGGCAAGCTGCTCTCGCCCCGGATGCTGGACGCCATGACCACGGTCACCCCGACGGACACCACCCAGACCCGCTTCTACGGGCTCGGACTGCGCCGTTACGACCTGTCCTGCGGCACCCAGGTGTACGGCCACACCGGCACGGTGCAGGGCTACTACACGTACACCTTCGCCACCCGTGACGGCCGCCGCGCGCTCTCCGCCATGGCGAACACCTCGAACCGGGGCGCGGCGAACACGGCGCTCGGCGGCACGCTGGAGGCGGCCTTCTGCGGGAAGAAGCCGGTGCCCTCGGCACCGTCGGCCAAGGCGCCGCGCGCTCTCACCGCGCTGCCGGCGGAGGCCGACCTGCCCGAGCGCCGCTGA